A genomic stretch from Planctomicrobium piriforme includes:
- a CDS encoding leucine--tRNA ligase, with product MPRYDAKRIEPKWQAYWEQHQTFVTSNTPRPDATGKLYALDMFPYPSGDGLHVGHPEGYTATDIVCRSARMRGKHVLHPMGWDAFGLPAEQHAINTGTHPSVTTDKNIANFRRQLKSLGFSYDWSRELSTTDEQYYRWTQWIFLQLYDTWFDPTMEWTGPDGKTRLGKGRPIAELPIPHEIEVQGISAIRTYQDQNRLAYQSNAPVNWCPALGTVLANEEITADGKSDRGNFPVERRNLRQWMLRITSYAERLIAELEELDWPESVKLLQRNWIGRSVGAEVDFLVESPVSSVQSQKKETEKKAAAHSTLNAQPSTSFETWKLGRSTSGFPKTPESTVIRVYTTRPDTLYGATYMVLAPEHPLVDQITTETQQAAVEEYRRKASLKSDLDRTDLAKEKSGVFTGAYAINPINAARIPIWIADYVLISYGTGAIMAVPAHDERDAEFAQAYDLPVIQVVQPPEEWLANLQGEVARIEKLNTAESKRILDARAEIAEIDERIANPSTSGSDRTSRLELLRRRTDLDLSTSEIHDWTLQFTYSGAGTAINSGPYDDRPTAEVKQKITADLHKVGLAKEAVNYRLRDWLFSRQRYWGEPFPIWHELDANGTPTGQVRPATFEELPVTLPEMEDFKPKGTPDPPLSWAPDSWLYKTAPDGVRLKRETNSMPQWAGSCWYYIRFCDNENTQQFIDPKLEQYWLPVDLYIGGAEHAVLHLLYSRFWHKVLFDRGHVSQPEPFKKLVNQGMILGDAELTGYVEQSAVSDQLSADDPSTLNPQPSTKYVSAKFVKDDVDTRTKTPVVAVKVLPDQVEKRGSDLVLKDLPDIVVESRAFKMSKSRGNVINPDDVVETYGADSLRLYEMFMGPLEQTKPWSMSGVEGVYRFLGRVWRMVVDDQADEVTLSPAVQDIPASEEQLRILHKTIKAVTEDIDKLSFNTAISRMMEFTNAFTGMDVRPKVCLEQFVLLVAPFAPHLAEELWQILGHTESLTYAPWPVFDPARLVESELEIPVQVNGKLRAKIKVPAEADQATLQALAAADETVQAQLAGKTIVKVVCVPKKMVNFVVK from the coding sequence TGGCAAGCTTACTGGGAACAGCACCAGACCTTCGTCACCTCGAACACACCCCGGCCGGACGCCACAGGTAAGCTCTACGCGCTCGACATGTTCCCGTATCCCTCCGGCGATGGACTGCACGTCGGCCACCCGGAAGGTTACACGGCGACCGACATTGTCTGTCGCTCCGCCCGCATGCGCGGCAAGCATGTGCTGCACCCGATGGGCTGGGACGCCTTCGGTCTGCCGGCCGAACAGCATGCCATCAACACCGGCACGCATCCCAGCGTGACGACCGATAAGAACATTGCCAACTTTCGCCGGCAGTTGAAAAGTCTTGGCTTCAGTTACGACTGGAGCCGCGAACTCTCCACCACCGACGAACAGTATTATCGGTGGACGCAGTGGATCTTCCTCCAGCTCTATGACACCTGGTTCGACCCGACCATGGAGTGGACCGGTCCCGACGGCAAAACCCGATTGGGGAAAGGTCGCCCCATCGCCGAACTGCCAATCCCTCACGAAATCGAAGTCCAGGGCATCAGCGCCATTCGGACTTACCAGGACCAGAATCGTCTGGCCTACCAGTCCAACGCTCCGGTGAACTGGTGCCCGGCTCTCGGCACCGTGCTGGCCAATGAAGAAATCACCGCCGACGGCAAAAGCGATCGGGGAAATTTCCCCGTCGAACGTCGCAACCTGCGGCAATGGATGCTCCGCATCACTTCGTACGCGGAACGTCTCATTGCGGAACTCGAAGAACTCGACTGGCCCGAATCAGTCAAGCTGCTCCAGCGAAACTGGATCGGCCGCAGCGTGGGCGCGGAAGTGGATTTTCTAGTCGAGAGTCCAGTGTCCAGTGTCCAGAGCCAGAAAAAAGAAACAGAGAAGAAAGCCGCTGCTCACTCAACGCTCAACGCTCAACCCTCAACCAGTTTCGAAACCTGGAAACTCGGTCGTTCCACCTCTGGCTTCCCCAAAACGCCGGAGTCGACTGTCATCCGGGTTTACACCACGCGGCCGGATACGCTCTATGGGGCGACCTACATGGTGCTTGCTCCCGAGCATCCGCTCGTCGACCAGATTACGACCGAGACGCAACAGGCGGCCGTCGAAGAGTATCGCCGCAAGGCGTCTTTGAAGAGCGATCTCGACCGCACCGACCTCGCCAAGGAAAAGAGCGGCGTCTTTACCGGCGCGTATGCCATCAACCCCATCAACGCCGCCAGAATTCCGATCTGGATCGCCGACTACGTCCTCATCAGCTACGGCACCGGAGCCATCATGGCCGTGCCGGCACATGACGAACGGGACGCCGAGTTTGCCCAGGCATATGACTTGCCGGTGATTCAGGTTGTGCAGCCCCCGGAAGAATGGCTCGCGAATCTGCAGGGGGAAGTTGCTCGAATCGAGAAACTCAACACAGCAGAATCGAAACGTATCCTCGATGCTCGAGCAGAGATTGCCGAAATCGATGAGCGGATTGCCAATCCATCCACGTCTGGTTCCGATCGTACGTCTCGACTCGAATTGCTACGTCGCCGTACCGATCTGGACTTGAGTACATCCGAGATCCACGATTGGACCCTTCAGTTCACATATTCCGGGGCCGGGACTGCAATCAACTCGGGTCCATACGACGATCGACCCACCGCCGAGGTCAAACAGAAAATCACCGCCGATCTCCACAAAGTCGGACTTGCCAAAGAAGCGGTCAACTACCGGCTTCGCGACTGGCTCTTCTCGCGGCAACGCTATTGGGGAGAACCGTTCCCCATCTGGCATGAACTCGATGCCAACGGCACTCCCACAGGTCAGGTGCGACCCGCCACCTTCGAAGAACTTCCGGTCACCTTACCTGAGATGGAAGACTTCAAACCGAAGGGAACTCCTGACCCGCCGCTCTCCTGGGCGCCGGACAGTTGGCTCTACAAAACCGCTCCCGACGGCGTGCGGCTGAAGCGAGAAACCAACAGCATGCCGCAATGGGCCGGCAGTTGCTGGTATTACATCCGCTTCTGTGATAACGAGAATACGCAGCAGTTCATCGACCCGAAACTCGAACAGTACTGGCTGCCGGTCGACCTCTATATCGGCGGCGCGGAACACGCCGTGCTGCACCTGCTCTACTCCCGCTTCTGGCACAAAGTGCTTTTCGATCGAGGTCACGTTTCCCAACCAGAACCGTTCAAGAAACTCGTCAATCAGGGCATGATCCTCGGCGACGCGGAACTGACGGGATATGTCGAGCAATCAGCTGTCAGCGATCAGCTGTCAGCTGACGATCCCTCAACCCTCAACCCTCAACCCTCAACGAAATACGTCTCCGCCAAGTTCGTGAAAGACGACGTCGACACCCGCACCAAAACTCCGGTCGTCGCCGTGAAGGTCTTGCCTGACCAAGTCGAAAAACGTGGCAGCGATCTGGTTCTGAAAGACCTGCCGGACATCGTCGTCGAGAGCCGCGCGTTCAAGATGTCGAAGTCACGCGGCAACGTCATTAACCCTGACGACGTCGTCGAGACCTATGGAGCCGACTCGCTCCGCCTGTACGAAATGTTCATGGGCCCGCTCGAACAGACCAAGCCCTGGAGCATGAGCGGCGTCGAAGGAGTCTATCGATTCCTCGGTCGCGTCTGGCGGATGGTCGTCGACGATCAGGCAGATGAGGTCACACTCTCTCCAGCGGTGCAGGACATTCCCGCCAGCGAAGAGCAACTGCGCATCCTGCACAAGACGATCAAGGCGGTCACCGAAGATATCGACAAACTGTCGTTTAACACCGCCATCAGCCGCATGATGGAGTTCACCAACGCCTTCACAGGCATGGACGTGCGGCCCAAGGTCTGTCTCGAACAGTTTGTCTTGCTGGTCGCCCCGTTTGCTCCGCACCTGGCCGAAGAACTCTGGCAGATCCTCGGGCACACAGAATCCCTGACCTACGCCCCCTGGCCGG